In Myxococcales bacterium, the following proteins share a genomic window:
- the groL gene encoding chaperonin GroEL (60 kDa chaperone family; promotes refolding of misfolded polypeptides especially under stressful conditions; forms two stacked rings of heptamers to form a barrel-shaped 14mer; ends can be capped by GroES; misfolded proteins enter the barrel where they are refolded when GroES binds), with amino-acid sequence MAAKEIVFAQTARNEIAKGLNTLANAVKVTLGPRGRNVVIEKSWGAPTVTKDGVTVAKEIELENKLQNMGAQMVKEVASKTSDIAGDGTTTATVLAQAIYNEGAKLVAAGYNPMDLKRGIEAAVGAMIEKIHEISVPTKNHAEIAQVGTISANGDEAIGKMIAEAMEKVGKEGVITVEEAKTFNSELDVVEGMQFDRGYLSPYFVTDSERMTVNFNDPYILICEKKISQMKDLLPVLEQVAKAGKPLLIIAEDVDGEALATLVVNKLRGTLQVAAVKAPGFGDRRKAMLTDIAILTKGQAVTEDLGLKLEGVTLNDLGRAKRITIDKDNTTIIDGAGTKADIEARVKTIRREVEDTTSDYDREKLQERLAKLVGGVAVIRVGAATEVEMKEKKARVEDAMHATRAAVEEGIVPGGGVALIRASVVLDKLVFTDDRRHGVAIVRRAIQEPLRQIAANSGVDGSIVVNKVQEGKDAFGFNAATLEYGDLVKAGVIDPTKVVRTALQNAASVSGLMLTTETLIAEKPKKEAPSAGGGHGHDHGGGYED; translated from the coding sequence ATGGCAGCTAAAGAAATTGTATTCGCACAAACCGCTCGCAACGAAATCGCCAAGGGCCTCAACACCCTGGCCAATGCCGTCAAAGTGACGCTTGGGCCCCGGGGCCGCAACGTCGTGATTGAAAAATCATGGGGCGCCCCAACGGTGACCAAGGACGGCGTCACCGTCGCCAAGGAAATCGAGCTTGAGAACAAGCTGCAAAATATGGGCGCGCAAATGGTCAAGGAAGTTGCTTCCAAGACCAGCGACATCGCCGGCGATGGCACCACCACCGCCACCGTGCTCGCGCAAGCCATCTATAACGAAGGCGCCAAGCTGGTCGCCGCGGGCTACAACCCAATGGACCTCAAGCGTGGCATCGAAGCCGCGGTTGGCGCCATGATCGAAAAGATCCACGAAATCTCGGTTCCAACTAAGAACCACGCGGAAATCGCGCAAGTCGGCACCATCTCGGCCAACGGCGACGAAGCCATTGGCAAGATGATCGCCGAGGCGATGGAAAAAGTTGGCAAAGAAGGCGTCATCACGGTTGAAGAAGCCAAGACGTTCAACAGCGAGCTCGACGTCGTCGAAGGCATGCAATTCGACCGCGGCTACCTGTCGCCGTACTTTGTCACCGACAGCGAGCGCATGACGGTGAACTTCAATGACCCGTACATCCTCATCTGCGAAAAGAAAATTTCGCAAATGAAGGACCTCCTGCCCGTCCTTGAGCAAGTTGCCAAGGCTGGCAAGCCGCTCCTCATCATCGCCGAAGACGTCGATGGCGAAGCGCTGGCGACCCTGGTCGTCAACAAGCTGCGCGGCACCCTGCAAGTTGCCGCCGTCAAGGCCCCAGGCTTTGGCGACCGCCGCAAGGCCATGCTCACCGACATCGCGATCCTCACCAAGGGCCAAGCGGTCACCGAAGACCTCGGCCTCAAGCTTGAAGGCGTGACGCTCAATGACCTTGGCCGCGCCAAGCGCATCACGATCGACAAAGACAACACCACCATCATCGATGGCGCCGGCACCAAGGCCGACATCGAAGCGCGCGTGAAGACCATCCGCCGCGAAGTGGAAGACACCACCAGCGACTACGATCGCGAAAAACTGCAAGAGCGCCTCGCCAAGCTGGTTGGCGGCGTTGCGGTCATCCGCGTCGGTGCCGCCACCGAAGTCGAAATGAAGGAAAAGAAGGCACGCGTCGAAGACGCCATGCACGCCACCCGTGCGGCCGTGGAAGAAGGCATTGTCCCTGGCGGCGGCGTCGCGCTCATCCGCGCCTCCGTTGTGCTCGACAAGCTCGTGTTCACCGATGACCGTCGTCACGGCGTTGCGATTGTTCGCCGCGCCATCCAAGAGCCCTTGCGCCAAATCGCCGCCAACTCCGGCGTCGACGGTTCGATCGTGGTCAACAAGGTCCAAGAAGGCAAAGACGCCTTTGGCTTTAACGCCGCCACCCTCGAGTACGGCGACCTCGTCAAGGCCGGCGTCATCGACCCAACCAAGGTCGTGCGCACCGCGCTGCAAAACGCCGCTTCGGTCTCGGGCCTCATGCTCACCACCGAAACGCTGATTGCCGAGAAGCCTAAAAAAGAAGCTCCCTCCGCGGGCGGTGGCCATGGCCATGACCACGGCGGCGGCTACGAAGACTAA
- the groES gene encoding co-chaperone GroES — translation MKIRPLHDRILVKRVEEETKTSGGLFIPDSAKEKPIQAKVIAVGAGKRDKDGKIIPLDVKSGDRVLFSKYSGTEVKIDGEEHLIMREDDLLAVLD, via the coding sequence ATGAAAATTCGTCCGTTACACGATCGTATCCTTGTTAAGCGCGTTGAAGAAGAAACCAAGACCTCTGGCGGTCTGTTCATTCCAGACTCGGCCAAGGAAAAACCCATCCAAGCCAAGGTCATCGCGGTTGGCGCCGGCAAGCGCGACAAAGATGGCAAGATCATCCCGCTCGACGTGAAGTCTGGCGACCGCGTGCTGTTCTCGAAGTACAGCGGCACCGAAGTCAAAATCGACGGTGAAGAACACCTCATCATGCGCGAAGACGACCTCTTGGCCGTCCTCGACTAA
- a CDS encoding aminotransferase class V-fold PLP-dependent enzyme: protein MDFTSDPLLAYRAKFPALESCVHLVSHSLGCMPAAAKDDVAEFLELWQTKSITAWEDWLPEVDRAAARIEKIISAPRGSVIMHQNVSHIMAVLASCFEYTPKRNKIVYEALQFPTVSYVWQEEQRRGAQCVVVPSADGTTMDVDAMCDAIDEHTLAVPISHVLFGSAYIQDAKRICAKAKAVGAHVILDCYQSIGTVPIDVVDLGVSFACGGSVKYLCGGPGAAWLYVRPDLIGAFAPRITGWFGHQAPFAFTMPSQAYADSVWRYLGGTPAILALYQARAGQTIVGEIGVAAIREKSLALTAHAIALVDEFGFTLNSPREASRRGGSVVFDFVGAADACRELGRRRFFADHRPGVGTRISPHFYTKREEIDAFFAELKKIR, encoded by the coding sequence ATGGATTTCACGAGCGATCCGCTGCTTGCTTACCGCGCCAAATTCCCTGCGCTGGAGTCATGTGTCCACCTGGTGTCGCATTCACTGGGATGCATGCCGGCCGCGGCCAAAGACGACGTGGCGGAGTTTCTTGAGCTCTGGCAGACAAAATCCATCACCGCCTGGGAGGACTGGCTGCCGGAGGTCGATCGCGCCGCCGCCCGCATCGAGAAAATTATCTCGGCGCCGCGCGGCAGCGTCATCATGCATCAAAACGTGTCCCACATCATGGCGGTGCTCGCCTCGTGTTTTGAATACACGCCCAAGCGCAATAAGATTGTTTACGAGGCGCTGCAATTTCCGACGGTTTCGTATGTTTGGCAGGAGGAGCAGCGGCGCGGCGCTCAATGCGTGGTCGTGCCCTCTGCCGATGGCACCACCATGGATGTCGACGCCATGTGCGACGCCATCGATGAACACACCCTGGCCGTGCCCATTTCGCACGTGCTGTTTGGCTCGGCCTATATACAAGACGCCAAGCGAATTTGCGCCAAGGCCAAGGCGGTCGGCGCGCATGTCATCTTGGATTGCTATCAGTCAATCGGCACCGTGCCCATTGACGTCGTCGACCTTGGGGTTTCGTTTGCGTGTGGCGGCTCGGTGAAATATTTGTGCGGCGGGCCCGGCGCGGCGTGGCTCTATGTTCGCCCCGATCTCATTGGGGCCTTCGCGCCGCGCATCACCGGGTGGTTTGGCCATCAGGCGCCTTTTGCGTTCACCATGCCAAGTCAGGCGTACGCCGACAGCGTGTGGCGGTATCTCGGCGGCACGCCGGCGATCTTGGCGCTGTACCAAGCGCGCGCTGGGCAGACGATCGTCGGCGAAATTGGCGTCGCCGCGATCCGCGAAAAAAGCCTGGCGCTCACGGCGCACGCCATCGCGCTCGTCGACGAATTTGGCTTTACGCTCAACTCGCCGCGGGAGGCCTCACGGCGCGGTGGCTCGGTGGTGTTTGATTTTGTAGGGGCTGCCGATGCGTGTCGCGAGCTTGGGCGCCGGCGCTTTTTTGCCGACCATCGGCCCGGCGTCGGCACGCGCATCTCGCCGCATTTTTATACCAAGCGGGAAGAAATCGACGCCTTCTTCGCGGAACTTAAGAAGATCCGCTAA
- a CDS encoding serine/threonine-protein phosphatase: protein MDPGRTANRRRLAVRSVARTDVGRRRSHNEDAMHADDALGFYIVADGVGGNNKGEVASREAIDQLSMWMAGHRKQLDILRAQLEIDDISARAEIRRHLENGVQSACYMVFGMGQIDPGMRGMATTLSALLITNGFAFAAHVGDSRVYRIRDNQALQLTEDHTLINYKLKHRLITQEEALRAAGKNVITRAVGHKDHVQVDTVDLDAEAGDIFVMCTDGLHGYLKDPSEVVELVGDGNIESGANAAIALANQRGGKDNITIVVAQVFEQAPRRIMG from the coding sequence ATGGACCCTGGGCGCACGGCGAATCGGCGACGACTCGCGGTGCGATCGGTGGCGCGCACCGACGTCGGGCGCAGGCGCTCGCACAATGAGGATGCGATGCATGCCGACGATGCGCTTGGCTTCTACATCGTCGCCGATGGCGTCGGCGGCAACAACAAGGGCGAGGTGGCCAGCCGCGAGGCGATCGACCAGCTCTCGATGTGGATGGCCGGCCACCGCAAGCAGCTCGACATCTTGCGCGCGCAACTGGAGATCGACGACATCTCCGCCCGCGCCGAAATACGCCGTCATCTCGAGAATGGGGTGCAGTCGGCCTGCTACATGGTGTTTGGCATGGGCCAGATCGATCCTGGCATGCGCGGCATGGCCACCACCTTGTCAGCGCTGTTAATTACGAATGGGTTTGCGTTTGCGGCGCACGTCGGTGACAGCCGGGTCTATCGCATTCGCGATAACCAGGCGTTGCAGCTCACCGAGGACCACACGCTGATCAACTACAAGCTCAAACACCGGCTGATCACGCAAGAAGAGGCGTTGCGAGCCGCCGGCAAAAATGTCATCACGCGCGCGGTCGGCCACAAGGATCACGTGCAGGTCGATACCGTCGACCTCGATGCCGAGGCTGGGGACATCTTCGTGATGTGCACCGACGGCCTGCACGGCTATCTCAAAGACCCCTCCGAGGTGGTCGAGCTCGTGGGGGATGGCAACATCGAGTCGGGCGCGAATGCCGCCATTGCCTTGGCCAATCAGCGTGGCGGCAAGGACAACATTACGATCGTCGTGGCGCAGGTTTTTGAGCAGGCGCCCCGGCGCATCATGGGGTAG
- a CDS encoding protein kinase: MADEYPMQYGPYQLLERFAVGGMAELFLATMDGAHGFVRKVIIKRLLPHLAREANYNAMFIDEAKLTARLVHPKIAQTYELGRVDDSLFIAMEYIDGIDCLAMLRECAHRKQKVPVGIAAWVAHEVLDALDFAHSLADDDGTPFGIVHRDISPSNVLLSRRGDVKLVDFGIARMDNAGKAHKSKSGTLKGKYGYMSPEQVTEQPLDGRSDVFSVGILLAEMLCGRRLFTAPNELDVLLMVRDAKLTRLDQFGTEIEDGLNEILRRALRKSLDERFQSAAEMRDALGEWMYEKRLRVTPQSLGAFVETLHEQATKRRQESAGASVAANLAVVQAVPNEHATATNAVPAPRETTPIATGSAPRVARDNDSNAGFPSIDAALAAATDGGNPNPLQGADFMLPAEILADAKSDPGMIKATPHAETYRKTTARTLTGDISSVFPRSGSITGSPRPETNAGATASANASGATHAGTGRSGSITGSPTMSKPRTVVTTVRRSSATGMPTKPPEAARVTAPIAIAVPEPSLDPDNSFDDTPSVQMRRSRARISIPPMVELQQAREPLPPEVGEQVEPPDEGGEFAAYSPVAVMFGLMMRKITGLLVVSIGGIKKEIYFRDGKPEFVSSNMSGELFGNYLVDHNIVSSGELAMALAMMPHFGGKLGDTLVGLGLMKPLEVFRHLTLQVRSKLVDVCTWSKGSYGFYRGRENPREAFPVEINPVEVWVGGALAQKLDVIDEWLTKFGEARFEAVAIPPVSVQQFEHPLTADVCRQCNGTVTVNQLVKQRNKSEQPIVVRLLYLLEQCGMISKKR; the protein is encoded by the coding sequence GTGGCAGACGAGTATCCGATGCAGTACGGGCCATATCAGCTGCTCGAGCGCTTTGCGGTCGGCGGCATGGCCGAGCTCTTCTTGGCAACCATGGACGGCGCCCATGGCTTTGTCCGCAAGGTGATCATCAAGCGGCTGCTACCGCATTTGGCGCGCGAGGCCAACTACAACGCGATGTTTATCGACGAGGCCAAGCTCACGGCACGGCTGGTGCACCCAAAGATCGCACAGACCTATGAGCTTGGTCGCGTCGATGACTCGTTGTTCATCGCGATGGAATATATCGACGGCATCGACTGCCTCGCCATGTTGCGCGAATGCGCCCATCGCAAGCAAAAAGTACCGGTCGGGATTGCGGCATGGGTGGCGCACGAGGTGCTCGACGCGCTCGATTTCGCCCACAGCCTGGCCGATGATGACGGCACGCCCTTTGGCATCGTGCATCGCGATATTTCGCCTTCCAACGTGTTGTTGTCCCGCCGCGGCGACGTCAAGCTCGTCGACTTTGGCATTGCGCGCATGGACAATGCCGGCAAGGCGCACAAGAGCAAGAGCGGCACGCTCAAGGGCAAGTATGGCTATATGTCGCCTGAGCAGGTCACCGAGCAGCCGCTCGACGGTCGCAGCGACGTGTTCTCGGTCGGCATCTTGCTCGCCGAAATGCTGTGCGGTCGCCGGCTCTTTACCGCGCCCAATGAGCTCGACGTGCTGCTCATGGTGCGCGATGCCAAGCTGACTCGGCTTGACCAGTTTGGCACCGAGATCGAAGATGGGCTCAACGAGATCTTGCGCCGCGCGCTGCGCAAATCGCTGGACGAGCGCTTCCAGTCGGCTGCCGAGATGCGCGACGCGTTAGGCGAATGGATGTACGAGAAGCGGCTGCGCGTGACGCCGCAATCGCTTGGCGCCTTTGTCGAGACGTTGCACGAGCAGGCGACCAAGCGACGGCAAGAATCCGCCGGCGCCTCGGTGGCTGCTAATCTCGCGGTGGTGCAGGCCGTGCCCAACGAGCACGCCACGGCGACCAATGCCGTCCCTGCGCCGCGCGAAACCACGCCGATCGCCACGGGCAGCGCGCCCCGCGTCGCGAGGGACAATGACTCAAATGCGGGCTTCCCGTCGATTGATGCGGCCTTGGCGGCGGCTACCGACGGCGGCAACCCCAATCCCCTGCAAGGCGCCGACTTCATGCTGCCGGCGGAAATCCTCGCCGATGCGAAATCTGACCCTGGCATGATCAAGGCGACACCGCACGCCGAGACCTATCGCAAGACCACCGCCCGCACGCTGACCGGAGATATTAGCAGCGTCTTTCCACGCTCCGGTTCCATCACCGGGTCGCCTCGTCCCGAGACCAATGCCGGCGCGACCGCGAGCGCCAACGCCAGCGGGGCGACGCATGCCGGCACCGGGCGTAGCGGCTCGATCACGGGTTCGCCCACTATGAGCAAGCCGCGCACCGTGGTTACGACGGTACGACGTTCGTCGGCGACCGGCATGCCGACCAAGCCACCCGAGGCGGCCCGGGTGACCGCCCCGATTGCGATCGCGGTCCCCGAGCCCTCGCTTGATCCCGACAATAGCTTTGACGATACGCCCTCGGTGCAGATGCGGCGTTCGCGAGCGCGCATCTCTATTCCGCCGATGGTCGAGCTGCAACAAGCGCGCGAGCCGCTGCCGCCCGAGGTTGGCGAGCAGGTCGAGCCGCCCGATGAAGGCGGCGAGTTTGCCGCCTATTCACCGGTGGCCGTGATGTTTGGCCTCATGATGCGCAAAATCACGGGGCTGCTCGTGGTGTCCATCGGCGGCATAAAGAAGGAAATCTACTTTCGCGACGGCAAGCCCGAGTTTGTGTCGTCAAACATGTCGGGCGAGCTGTTTGGCAACTATCTCGTCGACCACAACATTGTCTCCTCGGGCGAGCTGGCGATGGCGCTAGCGATGATGCCGCATTTCGGCGGCAAGCTTGGCGACACGCTGGTGGGCCTTGGCCTCATGAAGCCGCTCGAGGTGTTTCGCCACCTCACGTTGCAGGTGCGCTCCAAGCTGGTCGACGTCTGCACGTGGTCCAAGGGTTCTTACGGCTTTTATCGCGGCCGCGAAAATCCCCGCGAGGCGTTTCCGGTCGAGATCAACCCGGTCGAGGTCTGGGTCGGTGGTGCGCTGGCGCAGAAGCTCGACGTCATCGACGAATGGTTAACGAAATTTGGCGAGGCGCGCTTTGAGGCCGTGGCCATTCCTCCGGTCTCCGTGCAGCAATTCGAGCACCCGCTCACGGCGGACGTGTGCCGCCAATGCAATGGCACCGTGACCGTCAACCAGCTAGTCAAGCAACGAAACAAGTCGGAGCAACCCATCGTCGTGCGCCTGCTCTATTTGCTCGAGCAATGCGGCATGATCAGCAAAAAGCGCTGA
- a CDS encoding RluA family pseudouridine synthase, with amino-acid sequence MATTPIVFTFLGEAARRADHVVAQHLGVSRARATELFEGRKVLVNRAKATKGTRVMPGDSVEIVGDTAPVLDRSAAPDATAAAALTILQVEPTWVSFCKPAGMPTMPLTGGELGCAANGLAHLFPEMRAIGNDPRECGLVHRLDTGTSGLLVAARTSEAWHLWRDDFAHHRVSKQYLALVHGRAQAWDCEAPLLQRGNHVVVDSDGLPAHTDIEPLVATDHASLVCCTTTTGRMHQIRAHLAHLGAPIWGDTLYGSTVTDGVPFFLHAWRIFAPQATLLSPLPPQRVAQLSPHLPDVATVIAKIASGHWE; translated from the coding sequence ATGGCCACAACCCCGATAGTTTTTACGTTTCTCGGCGAGGCCGCACGCCGCGCCGATCACGTCGTGGCGCAGCACCTTGGCGTCAGCCGCGCGCGCGCTACCGAGCTCTTTGAAGGCCGCAAGGTGCTGGTCAATCGCGCCAAGGCCACCAAGGGTACGCGCGTCATGCCAGGTGACTCGGTAGAAATTGTCGGCGACACCGCGCCGGTGCTGGATCGATCGGCGGCCCCTGACGCCACCGCCGCGGCGGCGCTGACCATTTTGCAGGTCGAGCCAACGTGGGTCTCCTTCTGCAAGCCCGCGGGCATGCCGACGATGCCACTTACCGGCGGTGAGCTCGGCTGCGCCGCCAATGGGCTGGCCCACTTGTTTCCAGAAATGCGCGCGATTGGCAACGATCCGCGCGAGTGCGGCCTCGTTCACCGGCTCGACACCGGCACCAGCGGACTGCTTGTCGCCGCCCGCACCAGCGAGGCTTGGCATTTGTGGCGCGATGATTTCGCCCACCATCGCGTCAGCAAGCAATACTTGGCGCTCGTCCACGGGCGCGCGCAGGCGTGGGACTGTGAAGCACCGCTGCTGCAACGAGGCAACCACGTCGTCGTCGATAGCGACGGCTTGCCGGCGCACACCGACATCGAGCCGCTCGTCGCGACCGACCACGCCTCACTCGTCTGCTGCACCACCACCACGGGCCGCATGCATCAAATTCGCGCCCACCTCGCCCACCTCGGCGCGCCCATTTGGGGCGATACGCTCTACGGCTCAACCGTCACCGACGGCGTTCCATTTTTTCTCCACGCGTGGCGCATCTTTGCCCCGCAGGCGACCTTGCTAAGCCCTTTACCGCCCCAACGCGTGGCGCAGCTGTCGCCCCACCTACCGGATGTCGCGACCGTTATTGCTAAAATCGCCAGCGGCCACTGGGAATAA
- a CDS encoding molybdopterin molybdotransferase MoeA translates to MAALLTIEEAQANVLRLIAAPDVAAVDRVPLSHANWRVCATDLTASQPSPRFDNSAMDGFAVRAAETAAGSARLPIAGTVAAGDANVPPLRPGTALRILTGAPMPEGADAVAMYEHCDETLDAGASWVTVPATPLGQHIRRRGEDIAVGDLLLRAGAMIDAADIMVLASQGRPQVPVYPQPRVAIISTGDELVELSERPRPGQLFDANSYGMAALVSSCGGQPFRMGIAKDDVAEIAAQIVAAHADAVVITGGISGSERDHVQAALARAGATLDLWQVAMKPGKPFAFARLGHIPVFAVPGNPVSAATSFELFVRPALMKMMGASSLQRPTLKAMLTSTLAATAARAQVVRLSLDLRGGSVLATPHPKQGSGMLSSLLHWHAYAIMDAHQAARAAGEQIEVFVRTWPQPR, encoded by the coding sequence ATGGCAGCGCTGCTGACAATTGAGGAAGCCCAGGCGAACGTCTTGCGGCTTATCGCTGCGCCGGATGTCGCCGCCGTCGATCGCGTGCCGTTATCCCACGCCAACTGGCGCGTCTGCGCGACCGATCTAACCGCGTCGCAACCTTCGCCGCGCTTCGACAACAGCGCCATGGATGGGTTCGCGGTGCGCGCCGCGGAGACGGCGGCCGGCAGCGCGAGGTTGCCGATTGCTGGCACGGTGGCGGCCGGTGATGCGAACGTCCCTCCTTTACGACCGGGCACCGCCCTGCGCATCTTGACCGGGGCGCCCATGCCCGAGGGCGCGGATGCCGTCGCGATGTACGAGCACTGCGACGAAACCCTTGATGCTGGCGCTAGCTGGGTCACGGTACCCGCAACGCCGCTTGGCCAACACATTCGCCGCCGCGGCGAGGACATCGCCGTCGGTGACCTGCTCTTACGCGCCGGCGCCATGATCGATGCCGCCGATATCATGGTGCTCGCCTCACAAGGTCGCCCGCAGGTGCCGGTGTATCCCCAGCCGCGCGTGGCGATCATCAGCACCGGCGACGAGCTTGTCGAGTTGTCAGAACGGCCAAGGCCGGGCCAGCTCTTTGATGCCAACAGCTATGGCATGGCGGCGCTGGTCAGCAGCTGCGGTGGCCAACCATTTCGCATGGGCATCGCCAAAGATGACGTGGCAGAAATCGCGGCGCAAATCGTTGCCGCTCACGCCGACGCCGTCGTAATCACCGGCGGCATCTCGGGCAGCGAGCGCGACCACGTGCAGGCCGCGCTCGCCCGCGCCGGCGCCACGCTCGACTTGTGGCAGGTAGCGATGAAGCCCGGTAAGCCGTTTGCGTTCGCTCGCCTCGGCCATATTCCGGTCTTCGCCGTGCCTGGCAATCCAGTGTCTGCCGCGACCAGCTTTGAGCTGTTTGTGCGTCCCGCCCTCATGAAGATGATGGGCGCCTCCTCGCTGCAGCGCCCCACCCTCAAGGCGATGCTGACCTCTACCTTGGCTGCGACGGCCGCCCGCGCGCAAGTGGTGCGCCTTAGCCTCGATCTGCGTGGCGGCTCGGTTTTGGCAACGCCCCACCCCAAGCAGGGCTCGGGCATGCTCAGTTCACTCTTGCATTGGCACGCATATGCCATTATGGATGCGCACCAGGCCGCCCGCGCGGCCGGTGAGCAAATCGAAGTCTTCGTGCGCACATGGCCACAACCCCGATAG
- a CDS encoding trypsin-like serine protease, which yields MRCIRSLTSLGLIAVASCVMPGSSGDTGNIDTDKIYNGRLANKGEFPSVVAITEEVIEADGTARQFFLCTGTLITTRTVLSAAHCFTPPDPSKHYNVIFGSLDPAHEKGLRREKASEIILHENFPTSDPELLDLSNGSLALDSDLALLILPTAINDIHLVPLSDNPLLAAPGNMVAHVGYGLGNTIPLTPASSGILRTATIPVSGCDALDDGDFDESRILCYAGLFGTIGDGDSGGPGFTYDDNSKLVQVSVGHLGSDASAQDVQLTTYLPWILRHRK from the coding sequence ATGCGTTGTATCCGCTCGCTTACGTCCCTGGGCCTCATTGCAGTGGCGAGCTGCGTCATGCCGGGTTCGTCTGGCGACACTGGCAACATTGATACCGACAAAATCTACAATGGCCGCCTCGCTAACAAAGGCGAATTTCCCAGCGTCGTCGCCATCACCGAAGAAGTCATCGAAGCCGACGGCACCGCGCGGCAATTTTTTCTCTGCACCGGCACGCTCATTACGACGCGCACGGTGCTCTCGGCGGCTCATTGCTTTACGCCGCCAGATCCATCAAAACACTATAACGTGATCTTTGGCAGCCTTGACCCGGCGCATGAAAAAGGCCTGCGTCGTGAAAAAGCGTCTGAAATTATTCTCCATGAAAATTTTCCAACCAGCGATCCCGAACTGCTCGATTTGTCTAACGGTTCCTTAGCGCTCGATTCGGACCTGGCCTTGCTCATCCTGCCAACCGCTATCAACGACATTCATTTGGTACCGCTTAGCGATAACCCTTTGCTTGCGGCGCCTGGCAACATGGTGGCCCATGTGGGCTACGGCCTTGGCAATACCATCCCGCTTACGCCCGCGAGCTCGGGTATCTTGCGTACCGCCACCATCCCGGTTTCCGGCTGCGACGCGCTCGACGACGGCGATTTTGACGAATCGCGGATCCTTTGTTACGCCGGCTTATTTGGCACAATTGGCGACGGCGATAGTGGCGGGCCAGGATTTACCTACGACGACAACTCGAAGCTCGTGCAAGTATCTGTCGGTCACCTCGGCAGCGACGCGTCTGCGCAAGATGTGCAGCTTACGACCTACCTGCCATGGATATTACGGCATCGTAAATAG